The nucleotide window CGAATTGGCGAGAAATCGAGTCCTAAGACACTGTAGCCAGTGGCCACTGCAAAGTTCAAAATCCCGGTCACCACTGATTCATGGACCCGTCGTTCCCGAACGATACCATGCTGACCGACGTCCTCCCGATCTGCTTCAAATTGCGGCTTGATCAAGGCAACCACTTCCCCATTTTCGGGTAGGATGCCCTTCAATGGCGGTAGGATCAGCCGCAGGGAGATAAATGACACGTCAATTGACGCAAACGTTGGCTGTCCCTGTGTGAAGTCAGCCAACTTACTGTAACGAAAGTTGGTATGTTCCATCACAATTACCCGGGAATCCTGCCGTAATTTCCAAACTAGTTGATTACTACCAACGTCTAACGCATAGCTGAGCTTGGCCCCATTTTGAAGCATAACATCCGTGAAACCACCAGTTGAAGACCCAATGTCCA belongs to Levilactobacillus yonginensis and includes:
- a CDS encoding TlyA family RNA methyltransferase; amino-acid sequence: MKKKRVADLLVEQGLYTSLDEAKRAVMAGEILGTNEERLDKPGSMIPADTELHLKGHPLPYVSRGGFKLAKALESFNISVQDRTVLDIGSSTGGFTDVMLQNGAKLSYALDVGSNQLVWKLRQDSRVIVMEHTNFRYSKLADFTQGQPTFASIDVSFISLRLILPPLKGILPENGEVVALIKPQFEADREDVGQHGIVRERRVHESVVTGILNFAVATGYSVLGLDFSPIRGGEGNIEFLVHLQSVDKHAVVASSVSVEHTIDNAYKGLNQ